ACTAATTTTATAAGAATACAAGATGTAATGAAAAAAACAGGTATTGCAAGAAGTACTATATGGCTATGGGTCAAAGAAAATAGATTTCCTAAACCTGTTAAACTAAGTCCTAGAATTACAGTATGGGAAGAAGATAAAATTCAAGAGTGGCAGAAAACACAGTTAACATATACAAAATAAATATAAGAACTTAAAACTAATTTGAGTTTGATATATATTCAACACAATAATCTATCATTGGAGTTAGTTTTTTAATTCTTTCTTGAACATCATTTTTATATTTTTTGAAAAATTCAATCTTATTCTCATTAGATAACTCAACTAAAGTAGGATTATCTAAACTTTTATTAATTTGATTCGAAACTCTTTTAAACTCTTTGACAAAACCTTTTACATTAATATTTAATTCTTCGCAAAATTCTACAAAATCATAAGTACCAAGTTCATCATAATTAAATGCTTCATTAATTCCCATTGCAAAATCAGTTTCATATTTATTATCATATACTGTAATATTTATAATATCATAAAAAGGAGTTAATATCATACTATTTTTTTCAATCATAAATGATAAGTTCTTTCCATGTGCATCACTATTACCTAAGCACAAATTGACACATATCCAAGTTATTAAATTTTTCTTTGCAAGAATAGGTGAATCACAATTACCAACAAGTGAAAATATCTTTTTAAAAGATGCACCTTCTCTGTAATCTTTCATATCTCCTGAACCAAAGGCTCTTTCATATTTATGGAATACTGATAAATCTAAAGCTTGGCAGGCATCAATAATATGTTTTCTTTTAATGGTTGAATTATCAATTAGTTTTCTATCAAATCTTTCAATTAAAAGCACTTCTTGGTCTTCAATTTTAATTAATTTAGTATTTGGAACTAATAATCCTGCTTCTGAAGCTAACTTTAAAGACAAAAATTCATTAAGAACAATATTATCAGTATCTTTTTCAAATTTTAGTATATGAGTAGAAGCAAGTTCACCTTCACCGAATCCAAACTTACTATCTATAATAGTAATTGGCAACTTATCTTGGACACCAGCTACACTAAGTCTCGCTTTACCATCCCAGACTTCGATAGGTATACTCTTTCTGTTCCTTATTCTTTCCGCTAATTCAGATTCAGGAATTTCCCTAAAACTTGTTTCTAGAACAATATCTTTTGAACTAAAAGTTAATGCACCCGTTGTTTCTTTTCCAATAATTTGAATTAAGCCAAATATATTATTTTTAGAAATATGATGGAAATTAGTTAGAATTTCTCGACCTTGACCTTCTGGCAATAAGTTTTCAACAAAATTTCTTATAGTTTTTGATGATATTTTTACTTCAAATTTCATACATGGCGATAATTCAAAACCATTTTCTTTCCAATAATCAGTATATTCAAAACTAAATTCTTCTTTATTTGCATCAAACTTTAAGAATGCAACTTCTTTCTTATCACAAAATAATATTAATGTATTCATTTTTTATTCCAGTATTACTTTTAAACCAAACATCTTAGCAACATGAATTGCAGTTGATAGCCTTACCCCTTCAAAACCTTTTTCTAAACGAATAAGCGTTCTCATATTTATATTACAAAGTTCTGCTGCTTCTGCTAAAGTTAACCCCTCATTTGTTCTTCTAAATTTTAAATGCTTTCCAAAATCTTTTACCTCTAGAATTACATTTGTGTTAGGTTCGATAGAGACTTTTACATTTTTTGCCATAATATCTCCTGATTAAGTCTTTATAAGTGTATCTTAGTACATTTTATTCTGTTTAATCTTAAACAAGACTTTATAATTGCTGTTTTGTACATTTTATTCTCCTTAATCTTAAATACTACTTTATAATTACCCTTTTGTACATTTAATTCTATCTAATATTAAATAAAACTTTATAATTGCTGTTTTGTACATTTAATAGCCTTGAATCTTAGGAAATACTTTATAATTGTTGTTTTGTACAGTTTATAATTCTTAATCTTTGACACTCCTGTAAAAAATACATTTATACAATCTTCAAAAACTAAATTTTACTAAGTTTGTTATAATATATCTGTATTAAATTGCTTAAAGATTAATAAATTGAATTTTAGGGTACTTTTTAGGGGTATTTTTAGAATTTAATCCCTCAAGGCCCGATATAGATTCAACTTTGAGTGACCACATCACAATCCAAATCAATCCTTTGATGTTCTATTTTTTCCTTCATGTTTTGATACATACATTAACTTATCAATTCTTTCATAAATAGAAGTTGGGTTATCATTTTCTTTTACTTGTGTAATCCCTATACTTATGGTCACTTTTTTATCTTTAATTAAATTCAACTTAGATACTTCATTCCTAATTTTTTCAATAGCATCAAAAGCTTCCAAAATTGGTGTTTTTGGGAAAAGGATTACAAACTCTTCTCCTCCTACTCTAAAAATCATATCTGTTTTTCTTATATGTTTTTTTATATATTTTGTCATATCAATCAAAACTTTATCCCCAACATCATGTCCATAGGTATCATTTATACATTTAAAATCATCTATATCATACATAGCAATGCAAAATTCATTTTTATATCTATAGTATAAATCAAACTTTTCTTCTATTCTTTCATTAAATGCTTTTCGGTTAAAGATATTTGTTAACTCATCATGATAAGCTTCTTTTTTTAGTTTTTCATGTATATCATGAAGTTCTGTTATATCTCTACACACCACTAAAATACCTTCTTTTTTACTTTTCATATATTTAAAAGGTATTACCTTTGATTGGACAATTATATTTTGATTTTCATATATTATGTGTTCATTATTTATATATATTGAGTTTAAATTAAGAGCTTCCATGTCTCTTTTTCTAAATAATTGAGCATATTCTTTAGAAAAAAGTTCAAAATCATTTTTTCCTATTATTTCAGATTTCTTTTTGCCCACAAATTTTTCAAAACTTTTGTTACATCCTAAGTATCTAAACTTATTATCTTTATACAATATAAAATCATCAGTAGAATCTATTACTGTTTGTAGTTGTTCTTTTAAATATTTATTTTTCTTTAATATAAAAATTACAATCAAAAATACGACTATAAACAAAAATAAAATTATAAAAATTAACTTTTGTTTCATAGGAGAAATTTCTAAACTCATTGTTTTATGTGAATTTCCATTATAGATAAAGTCATCCATTTTTATATCATTTTTTACTAAACCAAATAATTTAAATACATTAAAAATATTTTGTAATTTTTTCTTATTTAAAGCACCTATTTCTC
This portion of the Arcobacter nitrofigilis DSM 7299 genome encodes:
- a CDS encoding helix-turn-helix transcriptional regulator; translated protein: MTNFIRIQDVMKKTGIARSTIWLWVKENRFPKPVKLSPRITVWEEDKIQEWQKTQLTYTK
- a CDS encoding helix-turn-helix transcriptional regulator, with the protein product MAKNVKVSIEPNTNVILEVKDFGKHLKFRRTNEGLTLAEAAELCNINMRTLIRLEKGFEGVRLSTAIHVAKMFGLKVILE
- a CDS encoding HipA domain-containing protein yields the protein MNTLILFCDKKEVAFLKFDANKEEFSFEYTDYWKENGFELSPCMKFEVKISSKTIRNFVENLLPEGQGREILTNFHHISKNNIFGLIQIIGKETTGALTFSSKDIVLETSFREIPESELAERIRNRKSIPIEVWDGKARLSVAGVQDKLPITIIDSKFGFGEGELASTHILKFEKDTDNIVLNEFLSLKLASEAGLLVPNTKLIKIEDQEVLLIERFDRKLIDNSTIKRKHIIDACQALDLSVFHKYERAFGSGDMKDYREGASFKKIFSLVGNCDSPILAKKNLITWICVNLCLGNSDAHGKNLSFMIEKNSMILTPFYDIINITVYDNKYETDFAMGINEAFNYDELGTYDFVEFCEELNINVKGFVKEFKRVSNQINKSLDNPTLVELSNENKIEFFKKYKNDVQERIKKLTPMIDYCVEYISNSN
- a CDS encoding GGDEF domain-containing protein — encoded protein: MKKVLYLFVFLPIILFANEYKKVILQLNWLNQFQFAGYYVAKEKGFYKDVGLDVDIKEYTFNTDLLKSIKTGKSDFAIGRSSLLIEKARGEDVVALGAIFQESPLMLLVRKDSHIVNVSDLKGKKIMITPDAAFSASLLAMLSANGLNKNDFISQSHSFKLDDLISGNTDAMASYLSNEPIILEDKAIKYKIFKPKNYGFNFYSDILFTSNKFIKNNPKLTKDFYEASLKGWEYAFEHKAETAEIIYKKYNTQNKSYIHLIKEGEILEKLAYVDNREIGALNKKKLQNIFNVFKLFGLVKNDIKMDDFIYNGNSHKTMSLEISPMKQKLIFIILFLFIVVFLIVIFILKKNKYLKEQLQTVIDSTDDFILYKDNKFRYLGCNKSFEKFVGKKKSEIIGKNDFELFSKEYAQLFRKRDMEALNLNSIYINNEHIIYENQNIIVQSKVIPFKYMKSKKEGILVVCRDITELHDIHEKLKKEAYHDELTNIFNRKAFNERIEEKFDLYYRYKNEFCIAMYDIDDFKCINDTYGHDVGDKVLIDMTKYIKKHIRKTDMIFRVGGEEFVILFPKTPILEAFDAIEKIRNEVSKLNLIKDKKVTISIGITQVKENDNPTSIYERIDKLMYVSKHEGKNRTSKD